Proteins from one Anopheles nili chromosome 2, idAnoNiliSN_F5_01, whole genome shotgun sequence genomic window:
- the LOC128721066 gene encoding uncharacterized protein LOC128721066, whose translation MAFQSYTSSDQLLHRQRERLLEGDGSRKLSLFFATLCVVDLFGVFPIVALPKSIISCGLYGLPLVLFVITLQIYTAVVLGRCWTIAERLDPSIVAKNRYPYAAIAEFTYGKRMSVFVTVLLDLTVFGGGIPNLLVAAQNLQLLGTRVSGDTFEISFCYWLLIIGLFLCPIMWLGSPKNMRTLASVSVVVCSSVALLTWISIGEDTSGSFTPFKDITLGLPPFVQLLKTYGIIAFQFDIHPMLLTIQVDMQHKQQIGKAVWYGICTTCSLSAITTLLTAYRYGMDATNNVLQILPRSWSLYLTILLVTLQLCLSSAVGNSALFQHIEDVLGASRDFTIKRCLIRSTLVWLGVLIAEILPRFDLVMGIIGGTLTGPLIFILPPLFYQRMLELEKIYSQELKRSYSSESSQFSEDITGDTTDDDLSASGVRRSWYGSIGSQGSLSMAKLRSSVQGCVDLLGIRLKQFCQLMYSDCILAGAVIIFGLAATLASTYYNLFDVRESQLWFSCLSGWRR comes from the exons CTGCTGCACCGGCAGCGCGAACGCCTGCTCGAAGGGGACGGATCTCGGAAGTTGTCGCTATTTTTTGCCACTCTGTGTGTGGTAGATCTGTTCGGTGTATTTCCCATCGTGGCGCTTCCAAAATCGATAATCTCCTGCGGCCTGTACGGCCTGCCGCTAGTGCTCTTTGTGATTACACTTCAGATCTACACCGCGGTCGTGCTGGGACGTTGCTGGACCATTGCTGAAAGGCTGGACCCATCGATTGTGGCCAAAAACCGCTACCCATATGCTGCCATCGCCGAGTTTACTTATGGCAAGCGGATGAGCGTCTTCGTCACGGTGCTTCTCGATTTGACCGTGTTCGGTGGAGGTATTCCGAATCTGCTAGTAGCCGCTCAAAACCTGCAGCTTCTTGGAACCCGTGTCAGTGGAGACACGTTCGAGATTTCGTTCTGCTACTGGCTGCTCATAATCGGTCTGTTCCTGTGTCCAATTATGTGGTTAGGTAGCCCGAAAAACATGCGAACCCTGGCCAgtgtgtcggtggtggtgtgcagCAGTGTGGCGCTTTTGACCTGGATATCCATCGGTGAGGATACCTCCGGAAGCTTTACGCCGTTCAAGGACATCACGCTAGGTTTGCCGCCGTTCGTGCAGTTGCTTAAGACGTACGGAATAATTGCTTTTCAGTTCGACATCCACCCGATGCTGCTAACCATCCAGGTCGATATGCAGCACAAACAGCAGATCGGAAAAGCGGTGTGGTATGGCATCTGCACCACTTGTTCGCTGTCGGCCATAACCACTCTACTGACGGCCTATCGCTACGGCATGGATGCGACCAACAACGTGCTGCAGATTTTACCACGTAGCTGGTCGTTGTACCTCACTATTTTGCTCGTAACGTTGCAACTATGCTTGTCCAGTGCCGTGGGTAATTCGGCTCTATTTCAGCACATTGAAGATGTTCTCGGTGCTTCGAGGG ACTTCACCATTAAACGGTGTCTCATTCGATCGACTCTCGTATGGCTAGGGGTTTTAATCGCAGAAATATTACCCCGTTTTGATTTGGTGATGGGAATAATCGGTGGTACTCTTACCGGCCCATTGATTTTTATTCTGCCACCACTATTCTATCAACGGATGCTGGAGCTAGAGAAAATTTACAGTCAGGAGTTGAAGCGATCATACTCATCGGAGTCATCCCAGTTTTCGGAGGATATCACCGGTGACACGACAGATGACGATCTATCAGCTTCCGGCGTTCGTCGAAGCTGGTACGGTTCGATAGGATCCCAAGGATCGCTATCGATGGCTAAGTTAAGAAGTTCCGTTCAGGGATGCGTCGACTTGCTAGGCATTCGATTGAAACAGTTTTGTCAGCTCATGTATAGTGATTGCATTCTCGCCGGAGCAGTGATTATTTTCGGCCTAGCTGCGACGTTGGCTTCCACTTATTATAATTTGTTTGACGTTCGAGAATCCCAATTGTGGTTTTCTTGCCTTAGTGGGTGGCGGCGATAA
- the LOC128721068 gene encoding DNA-directed RNA polymerase I subunit RPA12 produces MDPGFCPDCGSILPVLRMINKVTCYNCCSDFDASAFGTMEANYTIHFNSYENKKSNQNKRNEEEVDGPVVQRQCPKCGNDKMSYATLQLRSADEGQTVFFTCTKCKFKMSENS; encoded by the exons ATGGATCCAGGGTTCTGTCCCGATTGTGGGTCAATTTTACCGGTGCTTCGAATGATCAACAAAGTCACATGTTACAATTGTTGCAGTGATTTCGATGCTTCAG ctTTTGGCACGATGGAAGCAAACTACACAATTCATTTCAACTcatacgaaaataaaaaatcgaatcaaaacaaacgtaaTGAAGAAGAAGTCGATGGCCCTGTCGTACAAAGGCAGTGCCCTAAATGTGGAAACGACAAAATGTCCTATGCAACATTACAGCTTCGTTCCGCCGATGAAGGACAAACAGTATTTTTTACTTGTACGAAATGCAA aTTTAAAATGTCTGAGAATTCGTAG